A single region of the Capra hircus breed San Clemente chromosome X unlocalized genomic scaffold, ASM170441v1, whole genome shotgun sequence genome encodes:
- the LOC108634298 gene encoding myotubularin-related protein 8, whose protein sequence is MFSILQLNALANRAAGKGYENEDNYANIRFRFMSIENIHVMRNSLQKLLEVCELKTPTMSEFLSGLESSGWLRHIKAIMDAGIFIAKAVKIEKTNVLVHCSDGWDRTAQVCSVASILLDPFYRTFKGLMILIEKEWISMGHKFSQRCGHLDGDSKEVSPIFTQFLDCIWQLMEQFPCAFEFNENFLLEIHDHVFSCQFGNFLGNCQKDRDDLRIYEKTHSVWPFLVQRKPDFRNPLYKGFTMYGVLNPSTVPCNIQ, encoded by the exons ATGTTCTCAATATTGCAGTTAAATGCCTTGGCCAACCGAGCAGCTGGGAAGGGGTATGAAAATGAAGACAACTATGCCAACATTCGCTTCAGGTTCATGAGCATTGAGAACATCCATGTGATGCGGAACAGCCTGCAGAAACTCTTGGAAG TTTGTGAATTGAAAACTCCAACAATGAGTGAATTTCTTAGCGGCCTGGAGAGCTCAGGGTGGTTGAGACACATTAAAGCTATTATGGATGCTGGAATTTTCATTGCAAAG GCAGTGAAGATAGAAAAGACCAATGTCTTAGTCcattgttctgatgggtgggaccGCACAGCACAAGTCTGCTCTGTGGCCAGCATCCTCCTAGATCCATTTTATAGGACATTCAAAGGACTCATG atcctgATAGAGAAAGAATGGATATCCATGGGCCACAAGTTCTCCCAAAG GTGTGGCCACCTGGATGGAGACTCTAAAGAAGTATCCCCTATTTTCACACAGTTCCTAGACTGTATCTGGCAATTAATGGAACAATTTCCATGTGCCTTTGAATTTAATGAAAATTTCCTGCTGGAAATTCATGACCATGTTTTCTCCTGCCAGTTTGGGAACTTCCTTGGAAACTGCCAGAAGGATCGAGATGATCTGAG aaTATATGAGAAAACCCATTCAGTGTGGCCTTTCTTGGTTCAGCGGAAACcagacttcaggaaccctctCTATAAAGGCTTCACTATGTATGGGGTACTCAATCCTAGTACTGTGCCCTGCAACATTCAGTAA